The bacterium region GCCGCCGACGCAGGGCTCGATCCTGCTGGGCTGTGGTATGCGCACCCCCGCCAGACCGAGCTGCCGTTTTCCAATGAGCGCGGGTTCATGGCCGTGGTGATCCGCGATCCCCAGGTGGGTCCCGTCCTCATGCTCAAGGGCGCTCCCGAGATTGTGGTCGAGTTTTGCGACCGCCGACTTCTCGATGGGACCGTCTCGTCGTTCGATGCGGCCGGGAAGAAACAGGCGCTGACCGTCTCCGATCGCATGGCCTATGAGGCGATGCGGGTTCTGGGCATGGCCTATCGTCCCCTCGACAGCGTGCCCACTCCGGAATCGCTGGAGCACCCACGTGGGTGTATCTTTGCCGGCCTTGTCGGGATGGGAGACCCCCTGCGGCCAGAAGTGCGGGACGCGGTGGAACGCTGCCGCAGTTACGGTGTGCGTGTGGTAATGGCGACGGGCGATCATCGCTCGACGGCGATTGCGATTGCTCGGCAACTCGGCCTCGTCTTCGCCCGCGAGGGCATGCTCGATGGCACTCAACTGGAGGCGATTACGGACCAAGAGCTCGCGGCGTTGCTTCCACAGACACAGGTCTTCGCGCGAGTCACGCCGGAGCAGAAGGTCCGGATTGTACGCACGATGCAGGCTGCCGGTGAAGTGGTGGCGATGACCGGCGACGGGGTCAACGATGCCCCCGCGGTCAAGCGGGCCGATGTGGGGATCGCCATGGGTCACACCGGGAGCGAAGTGACTCGCCAGGCCTCCTCGATCGTGATAGGCGACGACTCCTTCGAGTCGATTGTGTACGCGATTGAGGAGGGCCGCGGCGTGCAGCGCAATCTACGCCGCTCGATTGGGTTTCTCCTCGGCGGAAACCTGGGCGAGGCCCTGTTCATGCTGAGCGGCACGCTCCTTTCTGGCGAGGTACCGCTCCTACCCCTTCACGTCCTGCTTGTGAACTTGTTCACCGATGCCCTTCCGGTAATGGCGCTGGCCGCCCTGCCGTCGTCGCCCGACCAGGTAGGGCCCCGAGAGGGGCAGAATCTCTTTGATCCGTCCTTCTACCGGGATGTCCTTCGCCGTGGACTCGTCACCGGCACCGCCGCCACGGCGATCCGTGGCCTGGGCGGAGGGGCGGGGTCGGCCAGACGCCGTTCGATGGGTCTGGCGGGTTTGGTGGCAAGTCAATTAGTCCAAGCCCACAACTGGAGCAGCGGCGGTCGGGGTGACCGTTTCTTCTACGCATCGCAGGGGGTCTCGTGGGCGGCGCTGGTCGGCGTGATGGCCCTTCCGCCCTTGCGACGTGTTTTTGGGACGACATCCCTGAGCCCGTGGGCGTGGGCGCAGATCTTGGGCATCGCCATGGTTGCCGATCGCGCACTGTGGGGTTCGGTCCAGCTGCCGGCTGTGTCACCCCGGCAGACGCCGACACTATGAAGGAGGGAGACTCATGGCGGGGGAGTTCGGAAGAGGTGTGTCGACGATTCTCTTCGGCGAGGCCCTTGCGCTCGCCGCGGTGCTTGCCTTTTCACCGAAGGCCCGGGAGATCGCGCGTCCATACTTCGTTCGCGGGATTCGTAAGGCGCTCGAGCTCGGGGAGGAGATGAAGGGGATGGTCGAGGAGGCGAAGGTGGAGGCAACCCGGCTGGTCCGGGACCTCGAGATCGAACGGGTCGGCACAAGCCAGCACTGAGGTGGCTCGATCCTCCCAGACGGTCCACATTGACGCCCCACCGGCGAGCGTCTTTGGGTTCGTCGCCGATCGCTTTCGTGCCGGCCGTTTGGACCCCCGCCTCCAGGTGCTTCGGGTCGAATCAGAAGACGGCAGGCCTCGGACCGTCCACCTTCTCGTCACGGTACCCGGGATGAGGCGGATGGAACTCGTCGCGGACGTTGCCGCTTTTGAACCTAACCGGTTGATCGTGCTGCGATCGTTGCCACCGAGCCACGGACTCCAATTCAATCTGCGGTATGCGTGCGTCCCGGCGGAGACCGGATCCAACCTGACCTGTGACATCGAGATCAGGATGGGAGGGCTGGCCGCAGGTTTCCTCGGCCCCCTCCTGAAGCGGAATATTGCGCAGCATGTTGGCCGGATGCTCGACGTCGCCAAGCGGGAATTAGAACGGGGGAGGACCGCCGGGTTCTAACCATGCCCCGTCGGGTGGGGTTTCTGGCGGTGCTCCACACTGGCGCAACGTCGGAGGCACGACGTCGTTGTGCGTGGCGGCCAGGTCACACCGTCACCTTCGCGGAGCACAGTGGCGAGACGACCCTCTCGGTGAATGCGCGTGTCGTCACATCGACCGCTAAGGCCGGCGCCGTATCTCGAGGGGATTGAGGCGGGCTGGGCACAACGCCTGGACCGCCTCAGGATGTACCTCAGGGAGGAGTGACCGCTTCGCCGGGGGCCGGCATGGTGGATGGCGGTGAGCCGCCGCAAGGGGGGACGAATCATGATCTTTGCACTGTGGATCGTTCAAGGGCTGCTCGCGCTCATCTTTCTGTTCACCGGTGGAATGAAGCTGATGTTGCCGCTCGAGGCACTGACGAAGCAAGTGCCGCTGCCGGGGCTGCTCTTGCGGTTCGTGGGGGTGGCGGAGGTGCTCGGAGCGATCGGCTTGATCCTCCCCGGGCTCTTGGGCATTCGGGAGGGCCTGACACCGCTGGCCGCGGCCGGGCTGGTGATCGTTATGATCGGGGCGACCGCGTTCACGCTGGTCGAAATGGGCGCCGCGCTGGCACTGATCCCGCTCGTGGTCGGGCTCCTCTCGGCGTTTGTCGCCGTCGGCCGCTGGCGACTGTTGCCGAATCGTGGTTCGGCCCGTCCGTCACGCCTTCAACCGGCCGGCCACTCACGTCAAGGGTGAGGGTGGTTCCCTTTTTGTTCTAGATGAAAGGGCCCGGCCGGCCGGTCCCTTTGGGGACACCGCAATCCGTGTGGCCTTCTCTCCTCATGAAGCTCCTAAACCCCCGCCATTACACCGGATCCGGGGGTGTCGTACATCCGTAGAACCCCTACCGGATTGATGCGAATCGGTCGGTGGCGCGTACGAGTTCCCGGGTGATGCCGGGGTCGTCGGCGGCGTGCGCCGCACCGTCAACGACCACTAATTCAGCCCGGGGCCAGACGCGTTTAAGGTCCCAGGCCCACGCGATCGGGGCTTGTAGATCGAGGCGTCCGTGGACCATGATCCCGGGGATACTGGCCAGTGAGTCCGCGCCGCGGAGCAGACT contains the following coding sequences:
- a CDS encoding SRPBCC family protein, producing the protein MARSSQTVHIDAPPASVFGFVADRFRAGRLDPRLQVLRVESEDGRPRTVHLLVTVPGMRRMELVADVAAFEPNRLIVLRSLPPSHGLQFNLRYACVPAETGSNLTCDIEIRMGGLAAGFLGPLLKRNIAQHVGRMLDVAKRELERGRTAGF
- a CDS encoding DoxX family protein is translated as MIFALWIVQGLLALIFLFTGGMKLMLPLEALTKQVPLPGLLLRFVGVAEVLGAIGLILPGLLGIREGLTPLAAAGLVIVMIGATAFTLVEMGAALALIPLVVGLLSAFVAVGRWRLLPNRGSARPSRLQPAGHSRQG
- a CDS encoding cation-translocating P-type ATPase, whose translation is LQDVYRQNFAIATVVSTVGAAAAVAGLLPLFVADEVNQLLTLALLVNSRRLSVFPIGGSRTEDVERGQAPPWHALPSVEVARFLATDSDSGLGTAEAGRRLRRYGVNALAEVAPPTFGTLYVKQLATGMTLVLGAAAAVSLAISEPLSAVLIGGVVLVNAGLGAFQELRAEQAVAALRSYAAPTAHCRRDGDLQEIPATQLVPGDVVMLRAGDTVPADARLIESYELEIEEAVLTGESQAVQKGVLPVRVNAELGDRASMVYMGSGVVVGRARAIVVATGKDTAIGRIAGLLTQEDAAVPLQMRLSKVSNVMAGGSMLAGIAFVGAGLLRRLPFSTLALGGITLVTAAIPEGLPATVTIALSAAVQRMSRRSLIVRRLSAVETLGRVTVVCCDKTGTLTQNKMTVRALAAGPLEWAGEEPRWSALDPDARQVLTIGALCNDAVLVDAAGRTTMGSSTEGALLLAAADAGLDPAGLWYAHPRQTELPFSNERGFMAVVIRDPQVGPVLMLKGAPEIVVEFCDRRLLDGTVSSFDAAGKKQALTVSDRMAYEAMRVLGMAYRPLDSVPTPESLEHPRGCIFAGLVGMGDPLRPEVRDAVERCRSYGVRVVMATGDHRSTAIAIARQLGLVFAREGMLDGTQLEAITDQELAALLPQTQVFARVTPEQKVRIVRTMQAAGEVVAMTGDGVNDAPAVKRADVGIAMGHTGSEVTRQASSIVIGDDSFESIVYAIEEGRGVQRNLRRSIGFLLGGNLGEALFMLSGTLLSGEVPLLPLHVLLVNLFTDALPVMALAALPSSPDQVGPREGQNLFDPSFYRDVLRRGLVTGTAATAIRGLGGGAGSARRRSMGLAGLVASQLVQAHNWSSGGRGDRFFYASQGVSWAALVGVMALPPLRRVFGTTSLSPWAWAQILGIAMVADRALWGSVQLPAVSPRQTPTL